The sequence GGGAAGTCGCCTTTTAATAAGAGGTCCTTCATGCCGGCGGCCACGGTGAAATAGAGTTCCTCCGTCTTCTGGTCCATGCGCAATTTCCACCAGCCGTTCTGCACTATGTACGTGTAGAAGACGTCCGAACCTATGTAAAAGGAATCGTGCGGCTCAAGCCGCTCCTTCCAGCCCTGGGAAGCTCTATCGAGCAGTATCTTGCGCGACAGCAGCATGCCGACCGCCTTGCCGCCTATGAAGCCGGTCCCTATGAGGCGGGAGTTTATCTCTATAAGGTCCTCGAGCGTGAGATATCTCTTCGCAAGCGCCCGCATCTTTTCGTCGCGGGCGATCATGATACTACAGAGACGTTCGGTCATCTCCTCCCTCTCGCGGGGAGACGGCTTCTTCTTCAGGAGCTCTTCCGCCTCCAGGAATATCAGGTCCCAGTAGTCGAGGTTGCGGCTCGCGTCCTTCTGGCCCTTACGGCCCATATATGCGAAGAGCTTCGAAGCATCGACGCTGTTCGTGAGAGGCACGAACCGCTCGCCTTTCCTGATGTGAGGCAGGAACATGGTCGGCGAATACCTGTTCCAGACCTTCAGCGGATGTATGAAACGGCTCCCCTCATGGTCATATACGTCTATCAGGAGCTGCGTCGTCTCGCGTATGCGCGCTACGGTCTTGAACGAATGTTTATTACGTATTATGGAAAAGTACGCTATGGTATTCAAGGCGAAGAGGTACGGGCAGATGATCCTGAAGAAGTTCCCTATCATGAGGTCTGTCGCCCAGGGCTTCAGGAGGTAAGAAAGGCAGTCGAAGACGTAATATATCCCTTCGCCCTTATGCTCGATTATCTTGTTCAGGGCGGTGGAGAACGATTCGAACCCGCTGTATGGGTCCAGCTTGTGGATGACGACGTTCTTCCCGGGTTTCACGAGAGGCTCGTGGCCTGCAAACCGTATATATACGACCTTCTTATCGTCCCTTACTGCCCTCTTCACAAAAGGCGCGACAAAAGAACGGTACTCCTCTATGGCGTCTATCTGCCATACGACGTTATCGCCTATCTGAAGGCCGTTCAGGACGGCATCGAGGCCGGGTATGCCCGTACTCACGTTACTCATATAGACCCCTCTGTCTGGCTACAATTATACCGCGCGGCGGGCCAAAATCCAAATGGGAATAAAAACGCCCCGATAATATATCAGGGCGTTTTTTTGGAACGGTATTTTTCCGCGGGAGATTACACCAGACCCTGGTCCACCATCGCGTGGGCCACCTTGATGAACCCGGCGATATTGGCGCCTTTTACGTAATCGATGTAATCGCCCTGTTTCCCGTACTTCACGCACGATTCGTGTATGCTTACCATTATCCTCTGGAGCTTCTCGTCGACCTCTTCCCTCGACCACGCGAAGCGCTGGCTGTTCTGGGACATCTCGAGGCCGCTCGTCGCCACGCCGCCCGCGTTTGACGCCTTGCCCGGCGCGTACAGTATCTTCGCCTTCTGGAATACCTCGATCGCCTCGGGCGTGGAAGGCATGTTGGCGCCCTCCCCTATGCATATGCAGCCGTTCTTCACCAGTTTCTTTGCGTCGGCTTCGCTTATCTCGTTCTGCGTCGCGGACGGGAAGGCCATATCGCACTTCACTTCCCACGGCCGCTTGCCCGGGAAGAACTTGCAGTTGTACTTATCCGCGTATTCCTTTATGCGGCCGCGCCTCTCGTTCTTCAGCTCCATGACGAAGGCGAGCTTCTGTTCATTTATGCCGTCCGGGTCATAGATGTATCCGTCGGAATCAGAGAGCGTGACGCATACGGCGCCGAAATGTATCAGTTTCTCTACTGTGTACTGAGCGACGTTGCCGGACCCGGATATGGCGCAGATCTTCCCTTTGAGCGACTGGCCCCTCGTCTTCATCATCTCCTGGGTGAAGTAGACACAGCCGTAACCGGTCGCCTCCGGCCTTATGAGGCTCCCGCCCCATGCCAGGGCCTTCCCGGTGAGTACGCCCGTGAACTCATTGCGCAGCTTCTTGTACTGGCCGAAGAGGAAACCTATCTCGCGGCCGCCGGTGCCTATGTCGCCTGCCGGGACGTCCGTATCCGGGCCTATGTGCCTGAAAAGTTCGTTCATGAAACTCTGGCAGAACCTCATCACCTCGTTGTCCGATTTTCCCTTCGGGTCGAAGTCGGAACCGCCCTTGGCGCCGCCCATCGGAAGCGTCGTGAGGCTGTTCTTGAACACCTGCTCGAACGCCAGGAACTTCAGTATGCCGAGGTTGACGCTCGGGTGGAGACGGATCCCGCCTTTATACGGCCCGAGGGCGCTGTTCATCTGTATGCGGTAACCCCTGTTTATCTGCACCTCTCCCTTGTCATCGAACCAGGGAACGCGGAACATTATCACCCGCTCCGGCTCCACCATGCGCTCGAGCACCTTATGTTTGGCATACTTCATGTTCTTTTCGATGTACGGCATTACAGATTCCACCACCTCACGCACCGCCTGGTGGAACTCGGTCTCGCCGGGGTTCTTCTGTATGACCTTTGTCATGAACTCTTCCACTCTCTTCGCCGACATATCCCCTCCTTTTTTATTTCTTCTTAAGATATTCTATGATCGCGCGGGATGCCGACTTCGCCATCCCCATAGCCTCGATCACCGTGCCTTCGCCGCCCACTATATCACCGCCCGCATAGACGCCCTTTATCGATGTCTCCATCGTCTCCGGGTCGACAACGACATCGCCGTACTTGTCCGTCTTGATCTGCGGCGTCACCTTCGTAAGTATCTCGTTCGCCTTGAGACCTATGGCTATTATGGCCATATCGCAATCGGCCTCAAAATCGCTCCCTTCTACCGGGACCGGGCGCGGCCTGCCGGATGAGTCCGGCTCGCCCAGGCGGCATTCCTTGCATATTATCCCGGTGACAAGACCCTTTTCATCGCCGGTGAACTTTTCCGGCTTGACCAGGAACCTGAACTTGACCCCCTCCTCTTTGGCGTGCTCTATCTCGAGGCGCCTTGCGGGCATCTCCGTCTCGGTACGCCTGTAGAATATGCTCGCGTCCGGGGTCAGGCCGTTCATCCGCTGCAGCCGCAGGGCCGCCCTTACCGCATCCATCGCCGTATTGCCCCCGCCTATAACCACGACGTGCTTACCTATATTGACCGGCGTGTGGAACTCCGGGAACCTGTAGGCAGACATGAGGTTCACCCTCGTCAGGAACTCGTTGGCGGAATATATATTACAGAGGTTCTCTCCGGGTATCCCCATAAAAGAGGGTATCCCCGCGCCGAGGCCGAGGAATACCGCCGAGAAACCTTCCCCGAACAGCTCCTCGATCGTCCTGACCCTCCCTACGATGAAATTGTCCGCTATCTCCACCCCCATGCTCTTCAGGGACTCTATCTCAAAGTCGAGGATCTCCCTCGGGAGACGGAACGGCGGTATGCCGTATCTCAGGACTCCGCCGGGCCTGTGGAGACCCTCGAAGACGGTGACGCGCACCCCGTGCCTGGCCAGCTCGCCCGCGCACGAGAGCCCTGCCGGACCCGATCCTACGACCGCGACTTTGAATTTCGAGAGCTTCGCGTCTTTTGCGGGAGAGGCGAGCGCCGTCTCCTTCATGCCGTAATCGCCGGCGAACCTTTCAAGAAAATGTATGTTTATCGCTTCGGGAGACGCGAACGGGAGGCCCTTCTTCGTCAGGACGCAGGCCAGACGGCACTGGTATTCGGCCGGGCAGACCCTGCCGCATATGGACGGGAAGTTATTCTTCTCCCTTATGGTGGAATACGCGCTCCTGTAATCCTTGAGCGTTATATGGCGAATGAACGTCTTTATGTCTATACCTACGGGGCATCCTGCTATGCAGAGCGGCTTCTTGCACTGGAGGCAACGCGCCGCTTCCAGGAGCGCCTCTTCTTCGCCGTATCCCGAGACGACCTCGCGGAAGTTTGCGGCGCGCTCGGAGGCGGGGACTTCCTTTGCCTTTACGGGTATCTTCTTCATAGGTTATTGAGTTTACAGATGTGTTTCTCTTTGTCGCAGTATACGGCGTTCCTCTTGGCCAGCTCATCCCAGTCGACCAGAGCGGCGTCGAATTCCGGGCCGTCGACGCAGCTGAATTGCGTACGGCCTCCTACGGTGACCCTGCAGCAACCGCACATGCCGGTGGCATCGACCATCAGGGCATTCAGCGACACGATCGTCTTAACCCCGGAACCGGCCGCGGTCACGGCGACCTTCCTCATCATGGGGATAGGGCCTACCGCGTATATGAGATCATAGCCGCCTTTTGCCAGGAGCTCTTTAAGGACGTCTGTCGTAAATCCCTTCCTGCCTGCTGTGCCGTCGTCTGTGGTAACATAAAATTCTTTGGAATGTCTCTTAAGTTCCTTCTCGAGTATCAGGAGCCCTTTGGTCCTCGCCCCCAGTATGGTAGCGACATGGCAGCCTGCGGCTTCGAACGCCTTTACCACAGGGTATATCTCCGCCGCGCCGACGCCTCCGCCGATGATTATGACCTTGCCGTGGTCCATGATCCCGGTCGCGTGGCCGAGGGGTCCGACCAGGGCATAGAGGGTCTCCCCCTTCTCCATCTTTCCCAGGAGCCGCGTGCTGAGCCCCGCCTCCTGGAATATTATGGTGACGGTGCCCTCCCGGCTGTCGCTCTCGACTATGGTGAGCGGTATCCTCTCCCCCTTGTCCGAGACCATCAGCACGACGAACTGCCCGGGCCGCGCCCGGCGCGCTATGTCCGGCGAGGATATGGACATCCTTACGACGCGGACCTGGCCGTCCGTGCTCAGGACTTCCTTCTCCGTTATCTTCATACCTGTATTTGTCGGCATAATTATTGGACAGATTCTGCCCATTTTATGAGCATTGTTCAGGAAAAATAAAAAAGCGTCCACACATAGCAAAGCTTTTGTGGACGCCTTTGTCCGTTCTATATCTTCAGACCCATCATATCACAGAAAGGACTATTGTCAAGAATTTTTCCCCCGTATCACCCGGGAAGGTTCTTGAGCGCCGTATCCACCTCTTTCTGTGAATATTCGAAATCCTCGAGCTTCCCGGCAAGGTAATTATCATAAGCGGCCATATCGAGATACCCGTGGCCGCTCAGGTTGAAGAGTATCACCTTCTCCTCGCCGGCATGTTTTGCCTTCGCGGCCTCGTCTATGACGCACTTTATGGCGTGCGCGGATTCGGGGGCCGGGACTATACCCTCCGCCTTGGCAAAGGTGAGCGCTGCGTCGAATACCGGTATCTGATTGTACGAAACGGCATCGATGATCCGCTCTTTGAATAAGAGGCTTATTATGGGGGACATGCCGTGGTACCTGAGGCCCCCCGCGTGTATGCCCGCCGGTATGAAATCATGGCCCAATGTATACATCTTGAGGAGCGGCGTCATCCTGGCGACATCGCCGAAATCGTAGACATACTTCCCCTTGGTGAGCGTAGGGCACGCGGACGGCTCTACCGCGATGAATTTTGTCTTTTTGCCGCTGATCTTATCGGCTATAAAAGGGAACGCTATGCCGGCAAAGTTACTGCCTCCGCCGACGCAGCCTATGACGGTGTCCGGATAGTCGCCTACGAGGGCGAACTGTTTCTTCGCCTCCTCGCCTATGACCGTCTGGTGCAGTAGTACGTGGTTCAGGACGCTGCCGAGCGCGTATTTCGCTTCTCCGCCCGACTTGACCGCCTCCTCTATGGCCTCGCTTATGGCTATGCCCAAGCTCCCCGGCGTATCCGGGTGGGCCTTCAATACACCCCTTCCGGCATCGGTGAGGTTACTGGGGCTCGCTATGACCTTGGCGCCCCAGAGGTTCATCGCGGACTTCCTGTAAGGTTTCTGCGTAAAACTGACCTTCACCATGTAGACGGTGCAGCCCAGGCCGAAGAAATTGCATGCCAGGGCGAGCGCCATCCCCCACTGGCCGGCGCCCGTCTCGGTGGTGAGCCGTTTCACGCCTTCCTTCTTATTATAGTAGGCCTGGGCGATAGACGTATTCAGCTTGTGGCTGCCTACCGGGGAGGTGCCTTCGTATTTATAGTATATCCTGGCGGGCGTATCTATGGCCGCCTCGAGACGGCGCGCCCTGAAGAGCGGCGTAGGCCTCCAGAGCCGGTATATATCGACGATCTCGTCCGGTATCCTTATGAAGCGCTCCGAAGAGACCTCCTGCTCTATCAGGCCCATCGGGAATATGGGGGCCAGGTCCTGCGGTCCCACCGGATCTTTGGTCCCCGG comes from Candidatus Omnitrophota bacterium and encodes:
- the gdhA gene encoding NADP-specific glutamate dehydrogenase, which translates into the protein MSAKRVEEFMTKVIQKNPGETEFHQAVREVVESVMPYIEKNMKYAKHKVLERMVEPERVIMFRVPWFDDKGEVQINRGYRIQMNSALGPYKGGIRLHPSVNLGILKFLAFEQVFKNSLTTLPMGGAKGGSDFDPKGKSDNEVMRFCQSFMNELFRHIGPDTDVPAGDIGTGGREIGFLFGQYKKLRNEFTGVLTGKALAWGGSLIRPEATGYGCVYFTQEMMKTRGQSLKGKICAISGSGNVAQYTVEKLIHFGAVCVTLSDSDGYIYDPDGINEQKLAFVMELKNERRGRIKEYADKYNCKFFPGKRPWEVKCDMAFPSATQNEISEADAKKLVKNGCICIGEGANMPSTPEAIEVFQKAKILYAPGKASNAGGVATSGLEMSQNSQRFAWSREEVDEKLQRIMVSIHESCVKYGKQGDYIDYVKGANIAGFIKVAHAMVDQGLV
- a CDS encoding TrpB-like pyridoxal phosphate-dependent enzyme yields the protein MDRTKILLEERDMPQCWYNILADLPVPLPPPLHPGTKDPVGPQDLAPIFPMGLIEQEVSSERFIRIPDEIVDIYRLWRPTPLFRARRLEAAIDTPARIYYKYEGTSPVGSHKLNTSIAQAYYNKKEGVKRLTTETGAGQWGMALALACNFFGLGCTVYMVKVSFTQKPYRKSAMNLWGAKVIASPSNLTDAGRGVLKAHPDTPGSLGIAISEAIEEAVKSGGEAKYALGSVLNHVLLHQTVIGEEAKKQFALVGDYPDTVIGCVGGGSNFAGIAFPFIADKISGKKTKFIAVEPSACPTLTKGKYVYDFGDVARMTPLLKMYTLGHDFIPAGIHAGGLRYHGMSPIISLLFKERIIDAVSYNQIPVFDAALTFAKAEGIVPAPESAHAIKCVIDEAAKAKHAGEEKVILFNLSGHGYLDMAAYDNYLAGKLEDFEYSQKEVDTALKNLPG
- the gltA gene encoding NADPH-dependent glutamate synthase; protein product: MKKIPVKAKEVPASERAANFREVVSGYGEEEALLEAARCLQCKKPLCIAGCPVGIDIKTFIRHITLKDYRSAYSTIREKNNFPSICGRVCPAEYQCRLACVLTKKGLPFASPEAINIHFLERFAGDYGMKETALASPAKDAKLSKFKVAVVGSGPAGLSCAGELARHGVRVTVFEGLHRPGGVLRYGIPPFRLPREILDFEIESLKSMGVEIADNFIVGRVRTIEELFGEGFSAVFLGLGAGIPSFMGIPGENLCNIYSANEFLTRVNLMSAYRFPEFHTPVNIGKHVVVIGGGNTAMDAVRAALRLQRMNGLTPDASIFYRRTETEMPARRLEIEHAKEEGVKFRFLVKPEKFTGDEKGLVTGIICKECRLGEPDSSGRPRPVPVEGSDFEADCDMAIIAIGLKANEILTKVTPQIKTDKYGDVVVDPETMETSIKGVYAGGDIVGGEGTVIEAMGMAKSASRAIIEYLKKK
- a CDS encoding sulfide/dihydroorotate dehydrogenase-like FAD/NAD-binding protein; translation: MKITEKEVLSTDGQVRVVRMSISSPDIARRARPGQFVVLMVSDKGERIPLTIVESDSREGTVTIIFQEAGLSTRLLGKMEKGETLYALVGPLGHATGIMDHGKVIIIGGGVGAAEIYPVVKAFEAAGCHVATILGARTKGLLILEKELKRHSKEFYVTTDDGTAGRKGFTTDVLKELLAKGGYDLIYAVGPIPMMRKVAVTAAGSGVKTIVSLNALMVDATGMCGCCRVTVGGRTQFSCVDGPEFDAALVDWDELAKRNAVYCDKEKHICKLNNL